One part of the Terrimicrobium sacchariphilum genome encodes these proteins:
- a CDS encoding beta strand repeat-containing protein translates to MTIPFSALSRGIAALSLIGSLAVGSSQALATDGTWILNGNGNWNTQDGNPWQGGTVASGTGASAYFNTIDITANRTVTLTEDITVGNLYFGDTALSPTAYNTWTVNRLASQVLTLQTSAGTPTITVDNSSATILAPVAGNQGLAKAGSGTVTLSGNNTFTGTVTVGAGAMTLAGTNVFSNAVVNAGALTLSGANSSLGSVVVNAGTLTLSGANSSLSSVTVNGGTLDVWTTNAIGNNNISLVAASSTLNAANTATSVITINGNITGSGKISKTSGVSTLVLNGNNTFTGGTTIGAGTVALGTGLNNGLGTGTLTMNGGSALLSTDNNSRTINNTLAFGSGNFGFRFGATEGDTTGKGNLTFAGTGTVSVGGARTWTVNNNTRVTFKNAWSGNSGWDVTKAGTGTLVFDGNITGSNGVGIIVNAGTMLINGSKSSTSNVTVNSGGTLGGNSPSMAGVFTVFAGGAIAPGDGGIGTLTATNLSWNGETSGAFAQMKFDLSNVGGQGSSATSDRLALGSGILTKQSGSVFAFDFLGSGAAGNTYTLMTFGSSSGFSVSDFSYTNLTNGLTGTFGLNAGSLTFSVVPEPTTFALLGAGLMVTFFARRRRRD, encoded by the coding sequence ATGACTATACCATTTTCTGCGCTTTCTCGAGGAATAGCTGCGCTCTCGCTGATTGGATCTCTTGCTGTTGGTTCATCCCAGGCTCTGGCGACGGATGGAACGTGGATATTGAATGGGAACGGGAACTGGAACACTCAGGACGGGAACCCATGGCAGGGCGGAACCGTTGCCTCGGGAACAGGTGCCAGCGCGTATTTTAACACCATCGACATTACTGCAAACCGGACGGTCACGCTGACCGAGGATATTACCGTCGGTAATCTCTATTTTGGTGATACCGCGCTGAGTCCTACGGCCTACAATACCTGGACGGTGAATCGCCTGGCGTCGCAGGTATTGACATTGCAGACCTCCGCTGGGACCCCGACGATCACTGTGGATAATTCCTCCGCTACGATCTTGGCTCCAGTGGCCGGAAATCAGGGGCTCGCGAAAGCTGGTTCCGGAACGGTTACCCTTTCTGGAAACAATACCTTCACGGGAACTGTCACTGTGGGTGCTGGAGCGATGACTCTTGCCGGCACTAATGTCTTCTCGAATGCGGTGGTTAATGCTGGTGCTTTGACGCTCTCCGGAGCCAACTCTTCGCTGGGTAGCGTGGTGGTCAATGCTGGAACGCTGACGCTCTCCGGGGCTAACTCGTCGCTCAGCAGCGTGACCGTGAATGGCGGTACCCTGGACGTCTGGACTACGAACGCGATTGGGAACAACAATATCAGTTTGGTAGCGGCATCATCGACCTTGAATGCTGCGAATACGGCGACATCTGTCATTACGATAAACGGAAACATTACGGGATCTGGAAAAATATCGAAGACCAGCGGAGTAAGTACACTTGTCCTAAATGGTAATAATACCTTTACGGGAGGGACTACGATTGGCGCCGGAACGGTAGCGCTAGGCACTGGTCTTAACAATGGGTTGGGGACCGGCACGCTGACGATGAATGGCGGCTCTGCTCTTTTGTCGACAGATAATAATTCCCGGACAATAAATAACACCTTGGCTTTTGGATCGGGTAATTTTGGATTTCGATTCGGTGCAACTGAAGGAGATACCACGGGAAAGGGAAATTTGACCTTCGCTGGAACTGGTACCGTCAGTGTTGGTGGGGCTAGGACTTGGACCGTAAACAACAATACGAGGGTCACTTTCAAAAACGCGTGGAGTGGTAATTCCGGGTGGGATGTTACGAAGGCGGGAACTGGGACTCTTGTCTTCGATGGAAATATCACCGGTTCCAACGGTGTTGGCATCATAGTCAATGCCGGAACCATGCTGATCAATGGTTCCAAATCGTCCACTAGCAATGTTACGGTAAATAGTGGTGGTACACTTGGCGGTAACTCGCCTTCCATGGCGGGCGTCTTTACGGTGTTTGCAGGTGGTGCGATTGCTCCGGGTGATGGAGGTATTGGAACGTTGACGGCCACTAACCTGAGCTGGAATGGTGAAACCAGCGGTGCGTTTGCGCAGATGAAGTTTGATCTGAGCAATGTCGGGGGTCAGGGCTCGTCGGCCACCTCTGATCGCCTCGCGCTCGGATCGGGCATCCTGACGAAACAAAGCGGATCGGTCTTTGCCTTTGACTTCCTTGGCAGCGGTGCGGCGGGGAATACCTATACGCTCATGACCTTTGGCAGCAGTTCGGGATTCTCGGTGAGTGATTTTTCCTACACCAATCTGACCAACGGACTCACTGGTACCTTTGGTCTGAATGCCGGGAGCCTGACCTTTTCGGTGGTTCCGGAGCCGACGACCTTTGCCCTGCTCGGTGCGGGTTTGATGGTTACGTTCTTCGCTCGCCGTCGGCGCCGCGACTAA
- a CDS encoding glycoside hydrolase family 16 protein: MKTTRRFSCPPGAILPALFIAIGIPLLPAENISPEQIQALQTDAKAASEAISQVAQKTDNDDVKKDAQTAGDAVGRIIAELDKHAANATASTDIYDGGKKYPPIANVSIKSFNVPTGSTEIHVPVTMDKPSANTVIAYVRVFNGQGGRAMPDATKPVIFRPGDQLTKTVSFDVSGMSEGNNVKAIQPSVPDGANRQGGEILITAAADATNEPIEDTSRQPLKFEPLGTLSYSGTGETIQYDDKGGPNTFSTALSHGRTQVGNGETGYYGTVDMGGLSRTSEGLVLSSRRLDKPMEVGAPAMYYPFLATMLSGHKMPETWFKYGSVEWVVKMPNRKGSWPALWLVPTGGWPPEIDVYEGFGYNGSWKFDSDLSTNLHGGKNTIRTFTRPAMNMKMRTFGLEDTLDSDFHTFAVTVTEEWITMFIDGVETMRYANPFKGQTWYPLTNVAVKADPKSDYSDGSGDMILRTLKVWRAE, translated from the coding sequence ATGAAGACTACCCGACGTTTTTCATGCCCTCCGGGAGCGATCCTGCCCGCTCTCTTCATCGCCATCGGCATCCCGCTTCTCCCTGCCGAAAACATATCCCCCGAGCAGATCCAGGCTCTCCAGACGGATGCAAAAGCCGCCAGCGAAGCAATCTCCCAGGTGGCTCAAAAGACCGACAATGATGACGTCAAAAAAGACGCCCAAACCGCTGGCGATGCCGTAGGGCGCATCATTGCCGAGCTCGACAAACACGCCGCCAACGCGACCGCCAGCACAGACATCTATGACGGCGGCAAGAAATACCCGCCGATCGCCAACGTCTCCATCAAGAGCTTCAATGTGCCTACCGGCTCCACCGAGATCCATGTGCCGGTCACCATGGACAAGCCCAGCGCCAACACGGTGATCGCCTACGTGCGCGTGTTCAACGGCCAGGGAGGCCGAGCCATGCCCGACGCAACAAAGCCGGTCATTTTCCGACCAGGCGATCAGCTCACGAAGACAGTAAGCTTTGATGTCTCCGGCATGAGCGAGGGAAACAATGTGAAGGCCATTCAGCCCTCCGTCCCCGATGGCGCCAATCGCCAGGGCGGTGAAATCCTCATCACGGCGGCAGCCGACGCGACCAACGAACCGATCGAAGACACCAGCCGCCAGCCGCTCAAGTTTGAGCCTCTCGGGACACTCTCCTACTCCGGCACGGGCGAAACCATACAATATGACGACAAGGGAGGACCAAACACCTTTTCCACCGCCCTGTCGCATGGCCGCACCCAGGTAGGCAATGGCGAGACCGGCTATTACGGCACGGTCGACATGGGAGGCCTCAGCCGCACCAGCGAGGGGCTCGTCCTCTCCTCACGCCGTTTGGACAAGCCCATGGAGGTCGGCGCTCCTGCGATGTACTACCCTTTCCTCGCCACGATGCTCTCTGGCCACAAGATGCCGGAGACCTGGTTCAAATACGGCAGTGTCGAATGGGTGGTCAAGATGCCCAACCGCAAGGGTTCGTGGCCAGCCCTGTGGCTGGTGCCCACCGGCGGATGGCCCCCGGAAATCGATGTCTATGAAGGATTTGGCTACAATGGCTCCTGGAAGTTTGATTCCGATCTCTCGACAAACCTCCATGGTGGAAAAAACACCATCCGCACCTTCACCCGCCCCGCAATGAACATGAAAATGCGCACTTTCGGGCTGGAGGACACCCTTGATAGTGACTTCCACACCTTCGCCGTCACGGTCACGGAGGAATGGATCACCATGTTCATCGATGGCGTGGAAACCATGCGTTATGCCAATCCATTCAAGGGCCAGACATGGTATCCGCTCACCAATGTCGCCGTAAAAGCAGACCCCAAGTCTGATTACTCTGACGGATCAGGCGACATGATCCTGCGAACGCTCAAGGTCTGGCGCGCCGAGTAG
- the vccB gene encoding Verru_Chthon cassette protein B: MFAKSLPNFSKSAKAFSLIEVVLALGIVSFAMMAVVGTLPVGLRSSQQSRSQIAAANIARQIQGDLQQISFQNTSTDALTIEKLPNNPFYFSQDGTRSEERDAYYVANFTLNQVTAPGLSVNSSNARSVKVSITYPAGVAQANRQEVVYSLLLAKQKND, from the coding sequence ATGTTCGCAAAATCCCTCCCCAATTTCTCGAAGTCCGCCAAGGCATTCAGCCTCATTGAGGTCGTGCTCGCTCTCGGCATCGTTTCGTTTGCCATGATGGCCGTCGTCGGCACCCTGCCGGTCGGCCTCAGGTCGTCCCAGCAATCCCGCAGCCAGATCGCCGCAGCCAATATCGCCCGCCAGATCCAGGGCGACCTGCAACAGATCTCCTTTCAGAACACCAGCACCGATGCCCTGACGATCGAGAAGCTGCCTAACAATCCCTTTTACTTCAGTCAGGACGGCACTCGCTCGGAGGAACGCGATGCTTACTATGTCGCCAACTTCACGCTGAACCAGGTCACCGCACCGGGTCTCTCCGTGAACTCCTCCAACGCCCGTAGCGTGAAGGTAAGCATTACCTATCCCGCCGGTGTCGCCCAGGCCAATCGCCAGGAGGTCGTGTACTCGCTCCTGCTGGCGAAGCAAAAGAACGACTAG
- the vccD gene encoding Verru_Chthon cassette protein D: protein MSRPSCNLGYGQAFSLVELLVVMAIIGLLAVITVPAMSSLMQSSDLTRGGQLVADQVNLGRQTASSQNTVVELRFIKIAGRKGYAAAQLWRPDDSGQMIPSRRIVTLPQSVTIADNSLSSAMTDLASGTMTVGGASTAYRALQIRPSGEITPIVAMSNLVFTVIPEVFADKQDMPANYFMVQINPVTGIPLVYRP, encoded by the coding sequence ATGAGCCGCCCATCCTGCAATCTCGGGTACGGTCAGGCGTTCTCCCTCGTCGAGCTCCTCGTGGTGATGGCCATCATCGGGCTGCTCGCGGTGATCACCGTGCCCGCGATGTCTTCGCTCATGCAGAGCAGCGACCTGACCCGCGGCGGCCAGTTGGTCGCCGATCAGGTGAACCTCGGCCGCCAGACCGCATCTTCACAAAACACCGTCGTCGAGTTACGTTTCATCAAGATCGCCGGCCGCAAGGGGTACGCTGCCGCCCAGCTTTGGCGGCCCGACGACAGCGGGCAGATGATCCCCTCGCGTCGCATCGTCACCCTGCCGCAAAGCGTCACCATCGCGGATAATTCGCTTTCCTCCGCCATGACCGACCTGGCCTCGGGCACCATGACCGTCGGCGGAGCCTCGACGGCCTACCGTGCACTGCAGATCAGGCCGTCCGGGGAGATCACCCCCATCGTCGCAATGAGCAATCTTGTCTTTACCGTCATCCCGGAGGTCTTCGCGGACAAACAGGATATGCCTGCCAATTATTTCATGGTCCAGATCAATCCCGTAACTGGCATACCCCTCGTCTATCGCCCATGA